In Canis lupus familiaris isolate Mischka breed German Shepherd chromosome 5, alternate assembly UU_Cfam_GSD_1.0, whole genome shotgun sequence, a genomic segment contains:
- the DERPC gene encoding decreased expression in renal and prostate cancer protein — protein MKEPRIFPRERPTPWTRAQLPPRGRLDGSLGPQGGPVLNTGHPLGMNSDPFLMATGSLGGNLAPFPRNPSPFPSSSGSLASNPAPFPAGARDPGMASFPRGMNPTGAGAVSFPRPGGLLGPGPGPSLNPRAGALPGPGPLTNPRLGGLPGPGPMSNPRAGGLLGTGPDPRSGGPMGPGSGPNMRTGVLLTSGNGPPNPRPVGLGPGPSSNLRSGFVGTNPAPRSGMFPGPGPGLGPNPRAGGLGPGLGPNPRAGGLGPGPNVDTRAGGLLGTGSGLNLRMAGPQGLDLAPILRAAGLLGANSAAFSQASGNMGTSPSSMARVPGPIGPNSGPGSRGIGLPGPNPSPMSRAPGPIGPNSAHFSRPAGPMGVNANPFPRGTGSGGLNPAAFSQSSGTLASNPATFQRSAGLQGSSPAIFPRTSGPLGPNPANFPRASGLQGPSPAAFPRSTGPLGPGQVTFPRSAPGPLGSSPAGPVGINPAPFARPSGTLGLNPASFPRMNGPVSKTLVPFPRVGSLPGTNPAAFPRPGGPMATMYPNGMLPP, from the coding sequence ATGAAAGAACCCCGGATTTTCCCTAGAGAGCGGCCAACTCCTTGGACTCGTGCTCAGTTGCCACCTCGAGGACGGCTCGACGGTTCCCTGGGACCACAGGGGGGTCCTGTTTTGAACACAGGCCACCCACTGGGCATGAATTCTGATCCCTTTCTTATGGCAACTGGTTCTCTTGGTGGAAATCTGGCCCCATTTCCAAGGAACCCATCGCCTTTTCCATCTTCATCAGGCTCATTGGCTTCAAATCCAGCACCTTTCCCTGCTGGTGCTCGTGACCCAGGCATGGCTTCTTTTCCGAGAGGGATGAATCCCACTGGCGCTGGTGCAGTTTCTTTCCCAAGGCCTGGTGGCCTCttgggcccaggcccaggcccatcTCTGAACCCTAGGGCAGGGGCTCTTCCAGGCCCAGGGCCTCTGACTAACCCCAGGTTAGGGGGTCTCCCAGGGCCAGGTCCTATGTCGAACCCAAGGGCAGGTGGTCTCCTAGGAACAGGTCCTGACCCCAGAAGTGGTGGCCCTATGGGCCCTGGTTCTGGGCCCAACATGAGAACAGGTGTCCTCTTGACTTCTGGTAACGGTCCTCCTAATCCTAGGCCGGTTGGCTTGGGACCAGGACCAAGTTCTAACCTGAGATCAGGCTTCGTTGGTACAAACCCTGCTCCGAGGTCGGGTATGTTTCCAGGCCCAGGCCCGGGTCTTGGGCCCAACCCCAGGGCAGGTGGCCTGGGCCCAGGCCTTGGGCCCAACCCCAGGGCAGGTGGCCTGGGCCCAGGTCCTAATGTGGATACCAGAGCGGGTGGCCTTCTGGGCACAGGATCTGGTCTTAACTTAAGAATGGCAGGACCTCAAGGCCTAGATCTTGCCCCTATTTTAAGAGCAGCAGGTCTTTTAGGAGCAAATTCAGCTGCTTTCTCACAGGCTTCTGGAAACATGGGCACAAGCCCATCCTCTATGGCAAGAGTACCTGGCCCCATAGGCCCAAACTCGGGTCCTGGCTCTCGGGGAATTGGCCTTCCAGGGCCAAATCCATCTCCCATGTCCAGGGCTCCCGGCCCCATAGGTCCCAATTCAGCTCATTTTTCAAGGCCAGCTGGGCCCATGGGGGTAAATGCTAATCCCTTTCCACGGGGGACAGGTTCAGGAGGGCTCAATCCTGCTGCCTTCTCTCAGTCTTCTGGCACATTGGCTTCAAATCCAGCTACCTTCCAGAGGTCTGCTGGCCTCCAGGGCTCAAGTCCAGCAATTTTCCCAAGAACTTCTGGGCCACTAGGCCCCAACCCAGCTAACTTCCCAAGGGCCAGTGGCTTGCAGGGTCCAAGCCCTGCTGCCTTCCCAAGGTCTACTGGCCCATTAGGCCCTGGTCAGGTTACTTTCCCTAGGTCAGCTCCTGGGCCCCTGGGCTCTTCTCCAGCAGGCCCTGTGGGTATCAACCCAGCTCCTTTTGCAAGGCCAAGTGGGACCCTGGGTCTAAACCCAGCTTCCTTTCCAAGGATGAATGGCCCTGTAAGCAAGACTTTGGTCCCATTTCCTAGAGTGGGGAGCCTCCCTGGCACAAACCCAGCTGCTTTCCCCAGACCAGGGGGCCCAATGGCTACAATGTACCCAAATGGAATGTTACCCCCTTAA
- the CHTF8 gene encoding chromosome transmission fidelity protein 8 homolog, which yields MVQIVISSAGAGGLAEWVLMELQGEIEARYSTGLAGNLLGDLHYTTEGIPVLIVGHHILYGKIIHLEKPFAVLVKHTPGEQDCDELGCKTGTQYLVTALIKNKILFKTRPKPIITNVPKKV from the exons ATGGTGCAAATTGTTATTTCCAG TGCTGGGGCTGGAGGCCTGGCAGAATGGGTGCTGATGGAGCTACAGGGGGAGATCGAGGCTCGCTACAGCACTGGATTAGCTGGAAACCTCCTGGGAGACCTACATTACACCACTGAG GGAATCCCTGTGCTGATCGTGGGACATCATATCCTGTATGGAAAAATCATCCATCTGGAGAAACCTTTTGCTGTCCTTGTCAAACACACTCCTGGGGAGCAGGACTGTGATGAGCTTGGCTGCAAGACTGGCACTCAGTACCTGGTGACAGCACTCATCAAAAACAAGATCCTTTTCAAAACTCGCCCCAAGCCCATTATCACCAACGTCCCCAAGAAAGTATGA
- the HAS3 gene encoding hyaluronan synthase 3 gives MPVQLTTALRVVGTSLFALAVLGGILAAYVTGYQFIHTEKHYLSFGLYGAILGLHLLIQSLFAFLEHRRMRRAGRPLKLPAPSRRSVALCIAAYQEDPDYLRKCLRSAQRIAFPDLKVVMVVDGNRQEDAYMLDIFHEVLGGTEQAGFFVWRSNFHEAGEGETEASLQEGMDRVRDVVRTSTFSCIMQKWGGKREVMYTAFKALGDSVDYIQVCDSDTVLDPACTIEMLRVLEEDPQVGGVGGDVQILNKYDSWISFLSSVRYWMAFNVERACQSYFGCVQCISGPLGMYRNSLLQQFLEDWYHQKFLGSKCSFGDDRHLTNRVLSLGYRTKYTARSKCLTETPTKYLRWLNQQTRWSKSYFREWLYNSLWFHKHHLWMTYESVVTGFFPFFLIATVIQLFYRGRIWNILLFLLTVQLVGIIKATYACFLRGNAEMIFMSLYSLLYMSSLLPAKIFAIATINKSGWGTSGRKTIVVNFIGLIPVSIWVAVLLGGLAYTAYCQDLFSETELAFLVSGAILYGCYWVALLMLYLAIIARRCGKKPEQYSLAFAEV, from the exons aTGCCGGTGCAGCTGACGACAGCCCTGCGTGTGGTGGGCACCAGCCTGTTTGCCCTGGCAGTGCTGGGTGGCATCCTGGCAGCTTATGTGACAGGCTACCAGTTCATTCACACGGAAAAGCACTACCTGTCCTTTGGCCTGTACGGTGCCATCCTGGGCCTGCACCTGCTCATCCAGAGCCTGTTTGCCTTCCTGGAGCACCGGCGGATGCGGCGGGCAGGCCGGCCACTGAAATTACCGGCCCCATCGCGGCGCTCGGTGGCCCTCTGCATCGCTGCATACCAGGAGGACCCTGACTATCTGCGCAAGTGCCTGCGCTCAGCCCAGCGCATCGCCTTCCCCGACCTCAAGGTGGTCATGGTGGTGGATGGCAATCGCCAGGAGGACGCCTACATGCTGGACATCTTCCACGAGGTGCTAGGTGGCACTGAGCAAGCTGGCTTCTTTGTGTGGCGCAGCAACTTCCATGAGGCGGGGGAGGGTGAGACGGAGGCCAGCCTGCAGGAGGGCATGGACCGTGTGCGGGATGTGGTGCGAACCAGCACCTTTTCATGCATCATGCAGAAGTGGGGAGGGAAGCGAGAGGTCATGTACACGGCTTTCAAGGCTCTTGGCGATTCAGTGGACTACATCCAG GTTTGTGACTCTGACACTGTGCTGGATCCAGCCTGCACCATTGAGATGCTTCGAGTCCTGGAGGAGGACCCCCAAGTAGGGGGAGTTGGAGGAGATGTCCAA ATCCTCAACAAGTATGACTCGTGGATCTCCTTCCTGAGCAGTGTGCGGTACTGGATGGCCTTCAATGTGGAGCGGGCCTGCCAGTCCTACTTTGGCTGTGTGCAGTGTATTAGTGGGCCTCTGGGCATGTACCGCAACAGCCTCCTCCAGCAATTCCTGGAGGACTGGTACCATCAGAAGTTCCTAGGCAGCAAGTGCAGCTTTGGAGATGACCGCCACCTCACCAACCGAGTCCTGAGCCTCGGCTACCGGACTAAGTATACAGCACGCTCCAAGTGCCTCACAGAGACTCCCACCAAGTATCTCCGGTGGCTCAACCAGCAGACCCGCTGGAGCAAGTCTTACTTCCGAGAGTGGCTCTACAACTCTCTGTGGTTCCACAAGCACCACCTCTGGATGACCTACGAATCGGTGGTCACAggtttcttccccttcttcctcattGCCACGGTCATACAGCTTTTCTACCGAGGCCGCATCTGGAATATTCTCCTCTTCCTGCTGACGGTGCAGCTGGTGGGCATCATCAAGGCTACCTATGCCTGCTTCCTTCGGGGCAACGCAGAAATGATCTTCATGTCCCTCTATTCCCTTCTCTATATGTCCAGTCTCCTGCCAGCCAAGATATTTGCCATCGCTACCATCAATAAGTCTGGCTGGGGCACTTCTGGCCGAAAAACCATCGTGGTGAACTTCATTGGCCTCATCCCTGTGTCCATCTGGGTGGCAGTCCTTCTAGGGGGGCTGGCCTATACAGCTTATTGCCAGGATCTGTTCAGTGAGACGGAGTTAGCCTTCCTGGTGTCTGGGGCCATCCTGTACGGCTGCTACTGGGTGGCCCTCCTCATGTTGTATCTGGCCATAATCGCCCGGCGATGTGGGAAGAAGCCAGAGCAGTATAGCTTAGCTTTTGCTGAGGTGTGA